A part of Apostichopus japonicus isolate 1M-3 chromosome 10, ASM3797524v1, whole genome shotgun sequence genomic DNA contains:
- the LOC139975263 gene encoding anosmin-1-like: MRLWTLLTLVIGFLRIYIANGGINEARCKINCMTSIQPQIPERNLTNCENNLNCSSCLTPCSYITTPWDKYRWKKPCNSTCESAPNRRACLSSCVYLENITKQKSGSCPHQEDISDFGLTCLDVCKYDGECKKKGLKCCDNGCGHTCLQAVINYEDYPPIPEKKKISVEENDNASSVRIRWLPREPPDPGEVILYVVQGRNHSGENFRRRQMGAWYTLVVTDNQVADIPVDVGKFYQFQIAVTNINGSRGYSKATPAITLSRNPTQPSPPENVKKGRSVLFSTGKVNVVVSWDPPPPGDLELIRYRVFWSKRVEASPIWVGLEEHKKKVAAPATSCELIGLEQNTKYFIQVQSVAKWGRDKKSSERASILIKVEDFTGDDHHKPVSVDRDWAGPSPVEDIQHSSTYWDGDRLMNDISWQRPIVSGNETIERFTIHWRPLQCYNQVDESTMEATVHLETRFSIYDLVFDCMYLVWVVPVDSSNLLGQAAYNSFRTPSCNEVSITAMPGPICPTIAPDLPSAPQNVSHMFIIGTEISVNISWEVPLNYIQPLTGYRIVWTEYRPHPTNFYRRGFPVLHSSSTVVVQADCKHVILQSLVIGMRYIVTVSATNSIGGGDPAVLDIKTPIVSEPITPTPPTTKPNAHDLSEESVRRTTTRYGEMTTNSSRKAVFWSGHQLCISCLILWCTLTWRWR, translated from the exons TGTTTAACACCATGCTCttacataacaactccctgggaCAAGTACAGATGGAAGAAGCCATGTAATTCTACATGTGAG TCTGCGCCCAACCGTAGAGCCTGCCTTAGCAGTTGTGTATACCTTGAGAATATAACCAAACAAAAGAGTGGATCATGTCCCCATCAAGAGGACATTTCCGATTTTGGTTTAACGTGTCTGGATGTTTGCAAATATGATGGCGAGTGTAAAAAAAAGGGATTGAAGTGTTGTGACAATGGATGTGGCCATACTTGCCTACAAGCTGTCATAAATTATGAAG ATTATCCACCGATACCAGAGAAGAAAAAGATCTCTGTGGAAGAAAACGATAACGCCTCATCGGTGAGGATAAGATGGTTGCCACGGGAACCACCAGATCCCGGGGAAGTCATTCTCTATGTTGTGCAGGGTAGAAATCATTCAGGAGAGAACTTTAGGAGAAGACAAATGGGAGCTTGGTATACTTTAGTGGTG ACGGACAACCAAGTAGCAGACATCCCAGTAGATGTCGGTAAATTTTACCAGTTTCAAATCGCTGTCACTAACATCAATGGATCCCGAGGCTACAGCAAGGCCACTCCAGCCATAACGTTATCCAGAA ACCCCACCCAGCCCAGCCCTCCTGAGAACGTGAAGAAGGGTCGGTCGGTCCTCTTTTCTACGGGGAAGGTCAACGTAGTCGTCTCCTGGGACCCGCCTCCGCCGGGCGACTTGGAGTTGATCCGATACCGAGTCTTCTGGAGCAAGAGAGTGGAGGCCTCTCCCATTTGGGTCGGTCTGGAGGAGCATAAGAAAAAAGTCGCTGCA CCTGCTACGTCGTGTGAACTGATCGGGCTCGAACAGAATACCAAGTATTTCATTCAAGTACAGTCCGTCGCAAAGTGGGGAAGAGACAAAAAATCCAGCGAGAGGGCCAGCATTCTCATCAAAGTGGAAGACTTTACGG GTGACGATCACCACAAGCCAGTCTCGGTGGACAGAGACTGGGCTGGACCGAGTCCGGTCGAAGACATACAGCACAGTTCTACGTACTGGGATGGGGACAGGCTCATGAATGACATAAGCTGGCAGAGACCAATCG TTTCAGGCAACGAAACCATAGAACGTTTCACCATCCACTGGAGGCCGTTGCAGTGCTACAACCAAGTGGATGAAAGCACCATGGAAGCAACAGTCCATCTG GAGACGAGATTTTCAATTTATGACCTTGTCTTTGACTGTATGTACCTTGTCTGGGTGGTACCAGTGGATAGTTCGAATCTTTTGGGGCAGGCAGCGTACAACAGCTTCAGGACGCCATCTTGTAACGAAGTCTCCATTACAGCAATGCCTGGACCCATCTGCCCTACCATAG CTCCTGATCTACCCAGCGCTCCACAGAACGTGAGTCATATGTTCATCATCGGAACCGAGATATCCGTCAACATTTCGTGGGAAGTACCGTTAAATTACATCCAACCGCTGACCGGCTACAGGATAGTATGGACCGAATATCGCCCTCACCCAACAAACTTTTATCGTCGAGGGTTTCCAGTCCTGCATTCGAGTTCCACGGTAGTAGTGCAAGCG gattgcaaacatgttatcCTTCAGAGCCTGGTGATTGGAATGAGGTACATAGTCACTGTCTCGGCGACCAACTCCATCGGTGGAGGCGATCCGGCCGTGTTGGACATTAAAACTCCGATAGTCTCAGAGCCAA TAACACCCACGCCTCCTACGACCAAACCCAACGCCCACGATTTATCAGAGGAGTCTGTGAGAAGGACGACTACGAGGTACGGTGAGATGACGACAAATTCTTCCCGTAAAGCCGTGTTCTGGTCTGGTCACCAGCTGTGTATTTCTTGTCTTATCTTGTGGTGTACACTGACCTGGAGATGGAGATGA
- the LOC139975262 gene encoding cullin-3-like, which yields MNQRQPRKDTRMRIRAFPTSMDEKYVANIWDLLHNAIQEIQRKNNSGLSFEELYRNAYTMVLHKHGERLYKGLRDVVTSHLVEKVRVEILNSLNNNFLQTLNAAWNDHQTAMVMIRDILMYMDRVYVQQNNVDNVYNLGLKIFRDQVVRYGNIREHLQQTLLDMVMRERRGEVVDRLAVKNACQMLMVLGIETRTVYEEDFEQPFLEQSADFYTMESQNFLTENSASVYIRKVEARINEETERALHCLDKSTEDPIVKVLEEELISKHMKTVVEMENSGVVHMLQNNKKEDLACMYKLFIRVASGLETMCKCISGYLREQGKALVQEEDGGGGKQPIQYVQDLLELKDNFDMFLKESFSSDRKFKQTISGDFEFFLNLNPKSPEYLSLFIDDKLKKGVKGLSEQEVEAILDKSMVLFRFLQEKDIFERYYKQHLAKRLLLNKSVSDDSEKNMISKLKTECGCQFTSKLEGMFKDMTLSNTFMDEFKNHVQSADIKMYGVDLNVRVLTTGFWPTQASAKQCGIPAAARLAFEAYKRFYLSKHTGRQVSLQPQLGSADLNAVFFGAKKESGKTDERRHIIQVSTYQMCILMLFNTREQWTYEEISQETDIPNKDLIRALQSLALGKPTQRILVKEPKGKEIENSHIFTVNDQFTSKLYRVKIQTVAAKGESEPERKETRTRVDEDRKHEIEAAVVRIMKARKKMQHTVLVQEIMEQLKSRFHPSPQVIKKRIESLIEREYLDRASEDRKVYVYVA from the exons ATGAACCAGAGACAGCCACGAAAAGACACCAGAATGAGGATAAGGGCATTTCCT ACGAGCATGGATGAGAAGTATGTTGCCAACATATGGGATCTACTTCATAATGCCATCCAGGAGATACAGAGGAAGAACAACAGCGGCCTGAGCTTCGAAGAGCTCTACCGTAATGCCTACACAATGGTACTCCACAAGCACGGAGAACGACTCTATAAAGGCTTACGAGATGTCGTTACTTCTCATCTGGTGGAAAAG GTCAGAGTTGAAATACTAAACTCTCTAAACAACAACTTCCTACAAACCTTAAATGCTGCTTGGAACGACCACCAGACCGCCATGGTGATGATCAGAGATATTCTCATGTACATG GACAGAGTCTACGTACAGCAAAACAATGTAGACAATGTTTATAACCTTGGACTGAAGATCTTCCGAGACCAAGTTGTGAGGTATGGGAACATCCGGGAGCATCTACAGCAGACCCTGCTGGACATGGTGATGAGAGAGAGGCGGGGGGAAGTAGTAGATAGATTAGCAGTGAAGAATGCTTGCCAGATGCTAATGGTTCTCGGTATAGAGACGAGGACCGTTTACGAAGAAGACTTTGAACAGCCTTTCCTGGAGCAGTCTGCAGACTTTTATACT ATGGAGTCACAGAATTTCTTGACAGAGAACAGCGCTTCTGTTTACATCAGGAAGGTAGAAGCCCGTATCAATGAAGAGACTGAGAGAGCACTTCATTGCCTGGACAAGTCTACTGAAGACCCCATCGTAAAG gtACTAGAAGAGGAACTGATTAGCAAGCACATGAAGACAGTTGTTGAG ATGGAGAACTCTGGGGTTGTTCACATGTTgcaaaacaacaaaaaggagG ATCTAGCCTGCATGTACAAGCTCTTCATCCGAGTCGCAAGTGGATTGGAGACGATGTGTAAATGTATAAGTGGTTACCTCCGAGAGCAGGGCAAGGCCTTAGTGCAGGAGGAAGATGGTGGTGGAGGGAAACAGCCGATACAGTACGTTCAG gATCTTTTAGAGCTGAAGGACAACTTTGATATGTTTTTGAAAGAGTCATTCAGTAGCGACCGGAAATTTAAGCAAACCATCTCAGGAGACTTTGAATTCTTCCTCAACCTTAACCCAAAGTCCCCAGAATATCTGTCACTATTCATCGACGATAAATTGAAGAAAGGCGTCAAAGGG TTGTCAGAGCAAGAGGTTGAAGCAATCCTTGACAAGAGTATGGTCCTGTTCAGGTTCCTACAGGAGAAGGATATCTTTGAACGATACTACAAGCAACATCTGGCTAAGAGATTGCTGCTCAACAAGAGTGTCTCTGATGACTCCGAGAAAAATATGATCTCAAAGTTGAAA ACGGAGTGTGGTTGTCAGTTCACATCCAAGCTAGAAGGAATGTTTAAGGATATGACCCTCTCCAACACCTTCATGGATGAATTCAAAAACCATGTGCAATCAGCAGAT ATAAAGATGTATGGTGTAGACCTTAACGTTCGTGTGCTAACTACAGGATTCTGGCCAACGCAAGCATCTGCCAAGCAATGTGGTATTCCCGCTGCTGCTCGGCTAGCTTTTGAGGCATACAAGAGGTTCTATCTCAGTAAGCACACCGGTAGACAAGTCTCCTTACAGCCACAACTCGGATCGGCGGACTTGAATGCAGTATTTTTTGGTGCTAAGAAG GAATCTGGAAAGACTGATGAGAGGAGACATATCATCCAGGTGTCCACGTATCAGATGTGTATCTTAATGCTCTTTAACACACGTGAACAGTGGACATATGAG GAAATCTCTCAAGAGACAGATATCCCGAACAAGGACTTGATTCGAGCCCTGCAATCCCTGGCTCTAGGGAAGCCAACACAAAGGATCCTGGTCAAGGAACccaaaggaaaagaaattg AAAACAGCCATATATTCACTGTCAATGACCAGTTCACATCGAAGCTGTACAGAGTCAAGATTCAAACAG TGGCCGCTAAGGGAGAATCAGAACCAGAGAGGAAAGAGACGAGGACGAGGGTTGATGAAGACAGAAAACATGA GATAGAGGCAGCCGTGGTACGTATTATGAAGGCCAGGAAGAAGATGCAACACACAGTCTTGGTACAAGAG ATCATGGAACAACTGAAATCAAGGTTTCATCCAAGCCCACAGGTCATCAAGAAGAGGATCGAGAGTTTGATTGAGAGGGAGTATTTAGATAGAGCTTCAGAGGACAG GAAAGTCTATGTTTACGTCGCCTGA